The genomic stretch TTTCCACGTCACTTCTGAAGGGCCCTCCGCCGACGTGCGGAGGGTGGTGAAGGAGTGCAGGCCCGGGGGTGCACGGGACCCTCGGAACGTGGTGCCGGCCCGGGATGTCACATCCGAGCCTCCTCGATACGTCCGTGCTGTGGATCGAGGAGGTAATGACAATGACCGACATTCTTGTTCTGGGCGGCGGTTACACCGGCATCGCCGCGGCCATCCGGGTCGCCGTCAGGACCCGCCGCATCGGCGGCCGGGTCACCCTGGTGAACGCCTCGGCGCGGTTCACCGAACGGCTCCGGCTGCACCAGACGGCGGCCGGTGAGAAGCTGGCGGATCATTCGCTGGAGGACGTGCTCTCGGGCACCGGCATCCGGTTCGTCCAGGGCCGGGTGGCCGGGCTCGACGTCGGGCGGCGCGAGGCACGGCTCGACGACGGGCGTGTGCTCGGCTACGACAAGCTGATCTACGCTCTCGGCACCGTCACCGACGTCTCGGTGCCCGGCGTGGCCGAGCACGCCCACGTCTACGACGACTACCAGGGCACCACGCGGCTCGCCGAGCGCCTCGCCGCGCTCGACCGCGGCACCGTCGTCGTCGCCGGCGGCGGGCTCACCGGCGTGGAGTCGGCCGCCGAACTGGCCGAGGCACACCCGGGCCTGCACGTCGTCCTGGTCACGCGGGGCCGGCCGGGCGCCATGATGGGCGAGAAGGCCCGCGCCTACCTGGACGCGGTGCTGGAGCGGCTCGGCGTCGAGGTACGCGCCGGCGTGGACGTCACCAAAGTCCTGCCCGACGCGGTCGAGCTGGCCGGCGGCGAGCTGATCCCCTCCGACGCCACCCTCTGG from Nonomuraea polychroma encodes the following:
- a CDS encoding NAD(P)/FAD-dependent oxidoreductase — its product is MTDILVLGGGYTGIAAAIRVAVRTRRIGGRVTLVNASARFTERLRLHQTAAGEKLADHSLEDVLSGTGIRFVQGRVAGLDVGRREARLDDGRVLGYDKLIYALGTVTDVSVPGVAEHAHVYDDYQGTTRLAERLAALDRGTVVVAGGGLTGVESAAELAEAHPGLHVVLVTRGRPGAMMGEKARAYLDAVLERLGVEVRAGVDVTKVLPDAVELAGGELIPSDATLWTTGTRGLPVAAESGLVVDERGRIVVDSALRSVSHPDVYAVGDAAAVTQPFGVLHGTCQGGIPTGLHAADSLAATLRGKTPKPFRFGYIHQPVSLGRKDAVIQFTRPDDSPRRWFLTGRAAVAYKETVSSSPITTFRLLKRGLVPVWAFALTAGLA